One genomic segment of Saccharomyces kudriavzevii IFO 1802 strain IFO1802 genome assembly, chromosome: 8 includes these proteins:
- the SKN7 gene encoding kinase-regulated stress-responsive transcription factor SKN7 (similar to Saccharomyces cerevisiae SKN7 (YHR206W) and HMS2 (YJR147W); ancestral locus Anc_4.385) encodes MSFSTINSNVNKTAGDSNNNTTENSSTADLLGMDLLQSGHRLMNTMQPNNSPDMVLMNNKANNVQQPSGNINSSSTSTGAKAPANEFVRKLFRILENNEYPDIVTWTENGKSFVVLDTGKFTTHILPNHFKHSNFASFVRQLNKYDFHKVKRSPEERQRCKYGEQSWEFQHPEFRVHYGKGLDNIKRKIPAQRKVLLDESQKALLHFNSEGTNPNNPSGSLLNESTTELLLSNTVSKDAFGNLRRRVDKLQKELDMSKMESYATKVELQKLNSKYNTVIESLITFKTINENLLNNFNTLCSTLANNGIEVPIFGDNGNQNATGNANNPAAIAAIHGNSNHTNNASPATSTVSLQLPSLPDENSLTPNAQANTVTLRKGFHVLLVEDDVVSIQLCSKFLRKYGCTVQVVTDGLSAISTLEKFRYDLVLMDIVMPNLDGATATSIVRSFDNETPIIAMTGNIMNQDLITYLQHGMNDILAKPFTRDDLHSILIRYLKDRIPLCEQQLPPRNSSPQTHSNTNTANSNPNTINEHSLAMLPQDNPSTTTPVTPGASISSGHHGQQGQQEQQQQLFHTQQQQHHNIAASARSDVPIPNLEHEINTVPHSSMGSTPQLPQSTLQENQLS; translated from the coding sequence ATGAGCTTTTCCACTATAAATAGCAACGTTAATAAAACTGCCGGTGATAGCAATAATAACACAACCGAAAATAGCTCGACTGCAGACCTCTTAGGAATGGACCTGTTGCAGAGCGGGCACCGACTGATGAACACGATGCAACCGAATAACTCTCCTGATATGGTGCTCATGAATAATAAGGCTAATAATGTTCAGCAACCTAGTGGAAACATCAATAGCAGTAGCACCAGTACGGGTGCTAAAGCTCCAGCAAATGAGTTTGTAAGAAAGCTTTTCCGGATACTGGAAAATAACGAGTATCCTGATATCGTGACCTGGACTGAGAACGGTAAAAGTTTTGTTGTCTTGGACACGGGGAAGTTCACTACGCATATATTACCCAATCATTTCAAACATTCGAATTTTGCCTCGTTTGTGAGGCAGTTAAATAAATACGACTTTCATAAGGTTAAGAGAAGCCCTGAAGAGAGACAGAGATGCAAGTATGGCGAACAAAGTTGGGAATTTCAGCACCCGGAATTCAGAGTGCACTACGGAAAGGGCCTTGATAACATTAAAAGGAAAATCCCAGCTCAAAGGAAAGTACTGTTGGACGAGTCTCAAAAGGCCCTTTTGCATTTCAATAGTGAAGGTACCAACCCGAACAACCCTTCTGGATCTCTCTTAAATGAATCCACCACAGAACTCTTATTAAGCAACACTGTAAGTAAAGATGCGTTCGGAAATTTGAGAAGGCGGGTAGACAAACTTCAAAAGGAGTTAGATATGTCCAAGATGGAGAGTTATGCCACTAAAGTTGAATTACAGAAGTTGAATTCGAAATATAATACGGTGATCGAAAGTTTAATAACGTTTAAGacaataaatgaaaatttacTAAATAATTTCAACACCTTATGCTCCACTTTGGCAAATAACGGTATTGAAGTTCCCATATTTGGCGACAATGGAAATCAAAACGCAACGGGTAATGCTAACAACCCGGCAGCTATCGCGGCTATCCATGGCAACAGCAATCACACTAATAATGCCTCTCCAGCGACATCTACAGTATCCTTACAACTACCTAGTTTGCCCGATGAGAATAGTCTTACACCAAATGCTCAAGCAAACACTGTCACCCTACGAAAAGGATTCCATGTACTACTGGTAGAAGATGACGTAGTGTCCATACAGCTTTGCTCGAAATTTCTACGGAAATATGGCTGTACCGTCCAGGTTGTTACCGACGGCCTTTCAGCCATTTCAACACTGGAAAAATTCAGATACGATTTGGTTCTAATGGACATTGTTATGCCCAATCTGGATGGTGCCACAGCTACATCCATCGTAAGAAGTTTTGATAACGAAACTCCCATCATTGCCATGACTGGTAACATTATGAATCAAGATTTGATCACCTATCTACAGCATGGTATGAACGATATTTTGGCTAAACCATTCACGAGAGACGATTTACATTCTATTCTTATACGTTACCTAAAAGACCGTATTCCCTTGTGTGAACAGCAACTACCACCGCGTAACTCTTCACCACAAACACATTCTAATACTAATACAGCCAATTCTAACCCTAACACAATCAACGAACACTCATTAGCCATGTTACCGCAAGATAATCCGTCGACTACAACACCTGTTACCCCAGGTGCTTCCATATCGTCCGGGCACCATGGTCAACAAGGACAGCAggaacagcagcaacagctTTTCCATActcagcagcaacagcacCACAACATCGCTGCTAGTGCCAGATCAGACGTGCCTATACCGAACTTGGAACATGAAATCAATACAGTGCCACATTCCTCAATGGGTTCCACCCCGCAATTGCCACAGTCTAcacttcaagaaaatcagCTGTCGTGA
- the SKDI08G2580 gene encoding histidine phosphatase family protein codes for MLKSIAYSIVAASLVNAGTIPLGKLSDIDKIGTQKDIFPFLGGAGPYYSFPGDYGISRDLPEGCEMKQVQMLGRHGERYPTASKAKTIMATWYKLSNYTRQFNGSLSFLNDDYEFFIRNSSNLEMETTLANTVDVLNPYTGEMNAKKHAREFLAQYGDMVENQTSFAVFTSSSTRCHDTAQFFIDGLGDRFNISLQTVSEDESAGANTLSAHHSCPAWDDDVNDDILEKYDTSYLSGIAKRLNKENKGLNLTSSDAKNFFAWCPYELNVRGYSDICNIFTKDELVRYSYSQDLETYYQQGPGYDAVRSVGANYFNASVKLLKESEIQDQKVWLSFTHDTDIVNYLTTVGILDDKNDLTAEYVPFMDNTFHRSWYVPQGARVYTEKFQCSNDTYVRYAINDAVVPIETCSTGPGFSCEINDFYDYAEKRVAGTDFLKVCNVSSVSNSTELTFFWDWKNVHYNDHLLKQ; via the coding sequence ATGCTCAAATCAATTGCCTATTCAATTGTAGCCGCTTCTTTGGTTAATGCAGGTACCATTCCGTTGGGAAAATTATCCGACATAGACAAGATCGGTACCCAAAAAGATATCTTCCCATTCTTGGGTGGTGCTGGGCCATACTACTCTTTTCCTGGTGATTATGGTATTTCCCGTGACTTGCCGGAAGGTTGTGAAATGAAGCAAGTGCAAATGCTTGGTAGACATGGTGAAAGATACCCCACTGCCAGTAAGGCTAAGACGATCATGGCAACATGGTATAAGTTAAGTAACTATACCCGCCAATTCAACGGGTCATTGTCTTTTTTGAACGATGactatgaatttttcatccgAAACAGCAGTaatttggaaatggaaaCCACTCTTGCCAACACGGTCGATGTTTTGAACCCATACACTGGTGAGATGAATGCTAAGAAACATGCTCGTGAATTCTTAGCGCAATATGGTGATATGGTCGAAAATCAAACCAGTTTTGCCGTTTTTACCTCTAGTTCTACAAGATGTCATGATACTgctcaatttttcatcgatGGTTTAGGTGACCGATTCAACATTTCCTTGCAAACTGTTAGTGAGGACGAATCTGCTGGTGCCAACACCTTGAGCGCTCACCACTCGTGTCCTGCCTGGGACGATGATGTCAACGATGacattttggaaaagtatGACACTAGTTATTTGAGCGGTATTGCCAAGAGattgaacaaagaaaacaaaggcTTGAACTTGACTTCAAGTGATGCCAAGAACTTCTTTGCCTGGTGTCCATATGAATTGAACGTCAGAGGCTACAGTGATATCTGCAACATTTTCACTAAGGATGAATTGGTACGTTACTCCTACAGCCAAGACTTGGAAACCTACTACCAACAGGGTCCAGGTTATGACGCTGTTAGATCCGTCGGTGCTAACTATTTCAATGCTTCGGTGAAGCTATTAAAAGAGAGTGAAATTCAAGACCAGAAGGTTTGGTTGAGTTTCACCCACGATACCGATATCGTAAACTATTTGACCACTGTCGGAATACTTGACGACAAAAACGATTTGACAGCCGAATACGTTCCATTCATGGATAACACATTCCACAGATCGTGGTATGTTCCTCAAGGTGCTCGTGTCTACACTGAAAAGTTCCAATGTTCCAACGACACCTACGTCAGATACGCCATCAATGATGCTGTGGTGCCAATTGAAACCTGTTCCACTGGTCCAGGGTTCTCTTGTGAAATAAACGACTTCTACGACTACGCTGAGAAGAGAGTGGCCGGTA
- the SET5 gene encoding S-adenosylmethionine-dependent methyltransferase (similar to Saccharomyces cerevisiae SET5 (YHR207C); ancestral locus Anc_4.386) yields MALTIKIETLNDSDQPVVQEGAENGSNSRTPTCEEICDDVVLLWKEEPGTEDATIQHLYDRIVERNRMWKLSASRFREILNQHHLYDTDLETVSLYKENIHFPKILDSNAKVKVNFLDDERGRGLFAEKDFAKGQIILKENKPIVYVPPLDKLFFISNGKACARCGKALYDLTQHKIMVHYLDCEVCKAIWCSEKCKKAHAPLHELLYHSWRSNRIDILHAGNWKRFVNYCEKYCFTAAFSIGLIYGSMLLDTTGEVREQWNKLASVSQRVRIKLRDASGIGSTFNLMNGTTAHTEDGFDNNSKMSAEENIDDETVWEKCYESFCGAFPKASEEIDLEKFLTMIGTFNINQYNGQMYLWISFINHDCEPNVYIEQTEEHEELKLHARKPIKKGEQICITYVNPLHGVRLRRRELRVNWGFLCQCDRCQNELSTFERVPNLEKENTDTNLTVEKIDSNDSGEDSFKKSTGNRKSSMREAQPDLKEILKNGKEFELDIPETVDTQGNVRRTSVRFDSNVSVAVDKR; encoded by the coding sequence ATGGCATTAACCATCAAGATAGAGACTCTTAACGATAGTGATCAACCTGTAGTGCAAGAGGGCGCAGAAAACGGCTCTAATTCTCGAACCCCCACCTGCGAAGAAATTTGTGATGACGTAGTTCTATTGTGGAAAGAGGAGCCTGGAACAGAAGATGCTACGATCCAACATCTTTATGATAGAATTGTAGAGAGAAATCGAATGTGGAAATTGAGTGCTTCCCGATTTCGGGAAATATTAAACCAGCATCACCTTTATGATACGGATCTAGAGACGGTGTCGctatataaagaaaatattcattttcctAAAATCCTAGACTCTAATGCTAAGGTTAAGGTAAATTTTTTAGATGATGAACGTGGCAGAGGCCTTTTCGCTGAGAAGGATTTTGCCAAGGGCCAAATCATTCTGAAGGAAAATAAGCCTATCGTGTATGTTCCACCGTTGGAcaagcttttttttatttctaatGGAAAAGCTTGTGCTCGCTGTGGCAAAGCCTTGTACGATTTGACTCAACACAAAATTATGGTGCATTATCTGGATTGTGAAGTGTGTAAGGCAATTTGGTGCAGtgaaaaatgtaaaaaGGCGCACGCTCCTTTACATGAACTTTTGTATCATTCATGGAGATCAAATAGAATTGATATTCTCCATGCAGgcaattggaaaagattTGTTAATTATTGTGAGAAATACTGTTTTACGGCTGCCTTTTCCATTGGTCTTATATATGGATCTATGCTCTTAGATACCACAGGAGAGGTCAGAGAGCAATGGAATAAATTAGCAAGCGTCTCACAAAGAGTAAGGATCAAATTAAGAGACGCTAGCGGTATAGGCAGTACGTTTAATTTGATGAATGGCACAACAGCGCACACCGAAGATGGATTTGATAATAATTCCAAAATGAGCGCTGAGGAAAATATTGATGACGAGACTGTTTGGGAAAAATGCTACGAATCATTTTGTGGCGCATTCCCTAAGGCTTCTGAAGAAATAGATTTGGAGAAGTTTTTGACCATGATCGGGACGTTTAATATCAATCAATACAATGGGCAAATGTACCTTTGGATATCCTTTATAAATCACGACTGTGAACCAAATGTTTATATAGAGCAGACAGAAGAACATGAGGAATTGAAATTGCACGCAAGAAAGCCGATTAAGAAAGGAGAGCAAATTTGTATTACGTACGTTAATCCTTTGCATGGGGTAAGGCTGAGACGTAGAGAGTTGAGAGTTAACTGGGGATTTTTGTGTCAGTGTGACCGCTGTCAAAATGAACTATCCACTTTCGAAAGAGTTCCtaatttggaaaaagaaaatacggATACTAATTTGACTGTGGAGAAAATTGATTCTAATGACAGTGGTGAAGATAGTTTTAAGAAATCAACTGGCAATCGCAAATCCTCAATGAGGGAGGCCCAACCAGAtttaaaagaaatattgaaaaatgggaaaGAATTCGAACTGGATATCCCGGAAACGGTTGATACGCAAGGTAATGTTCGAAGGACTTCAGTTAGATTTGACTCTAACGTTTCAGTTGCAGTAGataaaagatga
- the SKDI08G2570 gene encoding uncharacterized protein codes for MFNRLNKFQAALALALYSQRALGESYGNSTSSDVLSTITSSASSASATAFNSLSSSDGTVYLPSTTISGDLTVTGKVIATEAVEIATGGKLTLLDGEKYVFSSDLKVHGDLIVGKSEASYEGTSFDVSGETFEVSGNFSAEESAAVSASIYSFTPSSFESSGDISLSLSKAKKGEVTFSPYANSGAFSLSNAILNGGSVSGLERRAEDEGSENNGEINLDNGSTYVIVEPVSGNGTVNIISGNLYLHYPDTFTGQTVVFKGEGVLAVDPTETNATPIPVVGYTGKNQIAITADITALSYDGTTGVLTATQGNRQFSFAIGTGFSSSGFSVSEGTFAGLYTYYLNYDGVVATSAASSSISTATSTTTSAATSAATSAATSAATSAATSTISGASTSAAVSGSVSLSSSASSSGVSNSTTVSGSVGSSTLATASITSSAAAGTAFTSGTASVYTTTLTYANATSTVVVSCSEATDARGNIYTITKTVPCSSTTATITSCDENGCHVPAPTATDATETVSSKSYTTVTVTHCDDNGCNVKTVTTEAPKQTTATTATVSEKTYTTITVTQCDDNGCNAKTITSEALKPTSLSTEFSAVSKSAAPTSQAIASRISTGIVVQSEGIAAGLKTNALSTLVGIFVLALF; via the coding sequence aTGTTCAATCGTTTAAACAAATTCCAAGCTGCTCTAGCGTTGGCCCTTTACTCCCAACGTGCATTGGGAGAATCCTATGGTAACAGCACTTCTTCCGATGTCTTGAGTACCATTACTTCTTCGGCTTCTAGCGCAAGTGCTACCGCGTTCAACTCACTTTCTTCCAGTGACGGTACTGTTTATCTGCCATCTACAACAATCAGTGGCGATCTTACGGTCACTGGTAAAGTAATTGCAACCGAAGCGGTCGAAATCGCTACCGGTGGTAAATTGACTCTTCTTGACGGTGAAAAATATGTTTTTTCATCCGATCTGAAAGTTCATGGTGATTTGATCGTAGGAAAGTCAGAAGCAAGTTACGAAGGTACCTCCTTCGACGTCTCCGGTGAAACATTCGAGGTCTCGGGTAACTTCAGTGCCGAAGAGTCGGCTGCTGTTTCTGCATCCATCTATTCCTTCACACCTAGCTCTTTTGAAAGCAGCGGTGACATTTCTTTGAGTCTGTCGAAGGCCAAGAAGGGTGAAGTTACTTTCTCGCCATATGCTAACTCTGGCGCGTTCTCTTTGTCAAACGCTATCCTCAATGGTGGCTCTGTCTCCGGTTTGGAACGTAGAGCAGAAGATGAAGGTTCAGAAAACAACGGTGAAATAAATCTGGACAACGGAAGTACCTATGTTATTGTCGAGCCTGTTTCCGGAAACGGTACAGTCAACATTATCTCTGGTAACCTCTACTTACACTACCCAGACACCTTTACTGGTCAGACTGTTGTCTTCAAGGGAGAAGGTGTTCTCGCCGTTGACCCAACTGAGACCAACGCTACTCCTATTCCCGTTGTTGGCTACACTGGTAAAAACCAAATTGCCATCACCGCTGACATCACTGCTCTTTCTTATGACGGTACTACCGGTGTTTTAACCGCAACCCAAGGTAACAGACAATTCTCTTTCGCTATCGGTACTGGGTTCTCCAGCTCTGGCTTCAGCGTCTCCGAAGGAACCTTTGCCGGTCTTTACACTTATTATCTAAACTACGATGGAGTTGTTGCTACCAGTGCtgcttcttcatccatTTCCACCGCCACTTCTACCACTACATCCGCTGCCACATCCGCTGCCACATCCGCTGCCACATCCGCTGCCACATCCGCTGCCACATCCACCATCTCTGGCGCATCCACTTCTGCCGCTGTCTCTGGCTCAGTCTCCCTATCATCTAGTGCCTCTTCCTCAGGTGTATCCAACTCCACCACAGTTTCAGGCTCCGTCGGTTCCTCGACCTTGGCCACCGCTTCAATCACTTCTTCAGCCGCTGCTGGCACCGCTTTCACTTCCGGTACCGCATCTGTCTATACCACAACATTAACCTACGCAAATGCCACAAGCACAGTCGTGGTTTCCTGTTCAGAGGCAACTGACGCCAGAGGCAACATCTACACAATTACCAAAACCGTTCCATGTTCTTCTACTACCGCCACAATCACTTCTTGCGATGAAAACGGGTGTCATGTTCCAGCACCAACCGCTACCGACGCAACTGAAACCGTTTCTTCCAAGTCATACACCACTGTCACTGTTACTCACTGTGATGACAACGGCTGTAACGTCAAAACCGTCACTACTGAAGCTCCTAAACAAACTACAGCAACCACTGCTACTGTTTCTGAAAAAACTTACACCACCATCACTGTTACCCAATGCGATGACAACGGCTGTAACGCCAAGACCATCACCTCCGAAGCTCTCAAGCCAACTTCATTGAGCACTGAATTTAGCGCAGTTTCCAAGTCTGCTGCTCCAACTTCCCAAGCTATCGCTTCTAGAATCTCCACCGGTATCGTCGTTCAATCTGAAGGCATTGCTGCAGGTCTAAAAACCAACGCTTTGAGCACCTTGGTCggtatttttgttcttgcttTGTTTTAA
- the SKDI08G2560 gene encoding aldose 1-epimerase superfamily protein (similar to Saccharomyces cerevisiae YHR210C), whose translation MTKSKSADEYTSVEIGDAGRFQATISELGATLLDLRVNNQSVVLGYPNIQDYVSDGYNYIGATVGRYANRIHKGVFTLEDGPHRLTVNNCGNANHSSISSFHLKKYRASPVENPFKDVYIVEFTLLDDHTLPNEFPGDLQVTLKYTLNVADMTLNMEYQARLIRGEATPINMTNHTYFNLNKARNEKSISGTEIKLCSNKSLEVSEGALIPTGKIIERKIATFDSTRPTILRDDGPVFDYGFIVDANKDLKTADSVSVNKLVPVCKAYHPESHLTLEVSTTEPTVLFYTGDNLCGKFTPRSGFAVEQGRYVDAINRSEWKDCVLLKRGEVYTSKTQYRFGM comes from the coding sequence ATGACAAAAAGTAAAAGTGCTGACGAATACACAAGTGTCGAAATTGGTGATGCGGGGAGGTTTCAGGCTACTATTTCAGAACTTGGTGCTACTTTGCTCGATTTAAGAGTTAACAATCAATCAGTTGTCCTAGGGTATCCGAATATTCAAGATTATGTGTCAGATGGCTACAACTATATCGGTGCCACTGTTGGTCGTTACGCGAACCGTATCCACAAAGGAGTGTTCACTTTGGAGGACGGACCTCATCGGTTGACTGTTAACAATTGCGGAAACGCAAATCACAGTAGTATCAGCTCTTTCcatctgaaaaaatatagagCCTCTCCGGTGGAAAATCCTTTCAAAGATGTTTATATTGTCGAATTCACGTTGTTGGATGACCACACGCTACCTAATGAATTTCCAGGGGATCTGCAAGTTACCTTAAAGTACACATTGAATGTTGCCGACATGACTTTGAACATGGAATATCAGGCACGACTCATTCGTGGAGAGGCTACCCCTATCAATATGACCAATCACACATACTTCAATCTGAATAAAGCTAGAAACGAAAAGTCCATCAGTGGTACAGAAATTAAACTTTGCTCTAACAAATCATTAGAAGTGAGCGAAGGAGCGCTAATCCCGACCGGTAAGATCATCGAGAGGAAAATTGCCACTTTTGACTCCACAAGGCCTACCATTTTGCGGGATGACGGCCCAGTTTTCGACTATGGTTTTATTGTGGACGCTAATAAGGATTTGAAAACGGCAGACTCAGTGAGCGTGAACAAGTTGGTCCCCGTTTGCAAGGCTTATCATCCGGAATCACATCTAACACTAGAGGTCTCGACAACAGAACCAACTGTTCTCTTCTACACAGGTGACAATCTATGTGGAAAATTTACACCGAGGTCAGGATTTGCCGTTGAACAAGGCAGATACGTTGATGCAATCAACCGATCTGAATGGAAAGACTGTGTTCTTTTGAAGCGCGGCGAGGTGTATACTTCAAAAACTCAGTACCGCTTCGGAATGTGA
- the BAT1 gene encoding branched-chain-amino-acid transaminase BAT1 (similar to Saccharomyces cerevisiae BAT2 (YJR148W) and BAT1 (YHR208W); ancestral locus Anc_4.389), whose translation MLQKHSLRLGKFSIRTLATGAPLDASKVKITRNPNPSKPRPNEELVFGQTFTDHMLTIPWSAKEGWGTPHIKPYSNLSLDPSACVFHYAFELFEGLKAYRTPQNTITMFRPDKNMVRMNKSAARICLPTFNSEELLKLTGKLIEQDKHLVPQGNGYSLYIRPTMIGTSKGLGVGTPSEALLYVITSPVGPYYKTGFKAVRLEATDYATRAWPGGVGDKKLGANYAPCILPQLQAAERGYQQNLWLFGPEKNITEVGTMNVFFVFLNKVTGKKELVTAPLDGTILEGVTRDSVLTLARDKLDPQEWDVNERYYTITEVATRAQQGELIEAFGSGTAAVVSPIKEIGWKDEDIHVPLLPGEQCGALTKQVAQWIADIQYGRTKYDNWSRTVANLN comes from the coding sequence ATGTTACAAAAACATTCTTTGAGATTGGGAAAATTCTCCATCAGGACACTAGCCACCGGTGCTCCACTGGATGCCTCCAAAGTGAAAATCACCAGGAACCCAAATCCATCCAAGCCAAGACcaaatgaagaattggTGTTCGGCCAAACTTTTACAGACCACATGTTGACCATTCCATGGTCCGCCAAGGAAGGGTGGGGTACACCACACATCAAACCTTACAGTAATTTATCTCTCGACCCATCGGCCTGTGTATTCCATTATGCATTTGAGCTATTTGAAGGTTTGAAAGCCTATAGGACTCCTCAAAATACCATCACCATGTTCCGTCCCGACAAGAACATGGTTCGTATGAATAAATCCGCCGCTAGAATTTGTTTACCAACTTTCAACTCTGAAGAGTTACTAAAGCTTACAGGAAAATTGATCGAGCAAGATAAGCATCTTGTTCCTCAGGGAAATGGTTACTCTTTATACATTAGACCAACTATGATTGGTACCTCCAAAGGTTTGGGTGTTGGCACTCCTTCCGAGGCTCTTCTTTACGTTATTACTTCTCCAGTCGGTCCTTATTACAAGACCGGTTTCAAAGCTGTGCGTCTCGAAGCAACAGACTATGCCACAAGAGCTTGGCCAGGTGGTGTTGGTGACAAGAAGTTGGGTGCTAACTACGCCCCATGTATTTTACCACAATTGCAAGCTGCTGAACGAGGTTACCAGCAGAATCTATGGTTGTTCGGTCCAGAAAAGAACATCACTGAAGTGGGTACCATgaatgttttctttgtctttctCAACAAGGTCACcggaaagaaagaactgGTTACTGCCCCATTGGACGGTACTATCTTGGAAGGTGTTACCAGAGATTCTGTCTTAACTTTGGCTCGTGATAAATTGGATCCTCAAGAATGGGACGTCAACGAACGTTATTACACCATCACTGAGGTTGCTACTAGAGCTCAACAAGGCGAACTAATAGAGGCCTTTGGTTCAGGTACCGCCGCCGTTGTTTCACCTATTAAGGAGATTGGCTGGAAGGACGAAGATATTCATGTTCCATTATTGCCTGGTGAACAATGTGGTGCATTGACTAAGCAAGTTGCTCAATGGATTGCTGACATTCAATACGGTAGAACCAAGTACGACAACTGGTCAAGAACCGTTGCTAACTTGAACTGA
- the CRG1 gene encoding S-adenosylmethionine-dependent methyltransferase (similar to Saccharomyces cerevisiae CRG1 (YHR209W)): MPRTSYLDENFEATHYNNVRPSYPQSLVSEVMKFHKGPCKSLVDIGCGTGKATFLFEPYFEEVIGIDPSSSMLSIAEKGRNDRKLDGKIRFINAFGEDLSSIQPGTVDTVIGAEAIHWCNLEKLFQQVSSILRSDGTFAFWFYIQPEFVDFGPKALDVYYKYGWSEDYMGKYLDDNQREILLNYGGEKLRTLLADQFKDIEVTIYSPSDTDTSTVTAEKNQFLWRTTITLNQFKEFVKSWSLYSSWIGNHPGEPDIADIFVNELKEVCHCDNLDVPLKVEWSTFYYLCRKGG, from the coding sequence ATGCCCAGGACTAGCTATTTAGacgaaaattttgaagctaCTCATTACAATAATGTGCGTCCCTCTTATCCCCAATCTTTAGTAAGTGAGGTAATGAAATTTCACAAGGGTCCATGCAAAAGTTTGGTTGATATTGGATGCGGCACAGGAAAAGCAACTTTTCTCTTCGAACCTTATTTTGAGGAAGTCATTGGGATTGATCCCTCTTCTTCCATGCTCTCCATTGCTGagaaaggaagaaatgACCGTAAATTAGATGGGAAGATTAGGTTTATCAATGCTTTTGGTGAGGACTTATCCAGCATTCAGCCAGGAACTGTGGATACAGTTATTGGCGCAGAAGCCATTCATTGGTGCAATTTGGAAAAGCTGTTCCAGCAAGTTTCTTCCATATTACGAAGTGATGGAACTTTTGCATTTTGGTTTTATATTCAGCCGGAATTTGTGGATTTTGGTCCAAAAGCCTTAGATGTATACTACAAGTATGGTTGGAGTGAGGATTACATGGGTAAATACCTGGACGACAATCAAAGGGAAATTCTATTGAATTACGGTGGTGAAAAACTACGGACTTTATTAGCAGATCAATTTAAGGATATTGAGGTGACAATTTACAGTCCTTCGGACACGGACACGTCAACAGTAactgctgaaaaaaatcagttTCTCTGGAGGACGACTATTACTTTGAACCAATTCAAAGAGTTCGTGAAAAGTTGGAGCTTATACTCTTCTTGGATTGGAAACCATCCTGGGGAACCGGATATTGCGGATATATTTGTTAACGAGTTGAAAGAGGTCTGCCATTGTGATAACTTGGATGTGCCTTTGAAGGTAGAGTGGTCCAccttttattatttatgTAGAAAAGGAGGataa